A region of Massilia sp. WG5 DNA encodes the following proteins:
- a CDS encoding ATP-binding protein yields the protein MSSIMSMRETGSVRRKMILMAVSTTLAALVVASVAMLLVDLRAFQRYWTDDLMTQADIMARVTAPALAFNDNETARQNLAVLKVRPQILAAAIYTSSGARFAGYLGPSASGSALRLPEHPQASGYRIEGSELVVFRNIVENGDMVGTVYLRARYGLLDRLFSYGAILVAVMLGALAIAWLVASRLQEAITRPLEAVTDVARQVMQRRDFSLRVPGKESGEIGVLIDAFNDMLAEIGRRSHALQQANATLEHEMEVRQRAENALIVADRRKDEFLATLAHELRNPLAPIRTGLDILRLRSGDAQSTQRATDIMERQLRQMVRLVDDLLDVSRINTGKFTIKSGRVELKAVVNDALEVVRPYIDLHGHELQIDLPDRPVFLNGDATRLAQILSNLLNNAAKYTNRGGRVSLKASVDDRTLVLVVADTGIGIAPEMLDTVFEMFVQVDSTLERSTAGLGVGLSLARKLVELHGGAIEAHSAGLGHGSQFVVRLPIVVDPEPLAKPTPAAFIGGETYRILLADDNVDFVNSIGALLTAMGHSVVITHNGPDALAAAKRFCPDYAFLDIGLPQMSGYDLARGIRGLSCGAMTVMIAVTGWGQEKDRQLAFEAGFDHHMVKPVRFEQIEEILGNRSLIKKLRT from the coding sequence ATGAGCTCGATAATGAGTATGCGCGAGACCGGCTCGGTGCGCCGCAAGATGATTCTCATGGCTGTCTCGACCACGCTGGCGGCCCTGGTGGTGGCGTCGGTGGCGATGCTGCTGGTCGACCTGCGGGCCTTCCAGCGCTACTGGACCGACGACCTGATGACCCAGGCCGACATCATGGCCCGCGTGACCGCGCCGGCGCTGGCCTTCAACGACAACGAGACAGCGCGCCAGAACTTGGCGGTGCTGAAGGTGCGCCCGCAGATCCTGGCGGCCGCCATCTATACCAGCAGCGGGGCGCGCTTCGCCGGTTACCTGGGGCCGTCGGCATCCGGTTCGGCGCTGCGCCTGCCGGAGCATCCGCAGGCCTCCGGCTACCGCATCGAGGGCAGCGAACTGGTGGTGTTCCGGAATATCGTCGAGAACGGCGACATGGTCGGCACCGTCTACCTGCGCGCGCGCTACGGCCTGCTCGACCGCCTGTTCAGCTATGGCGCGATCCTGGTCGCGGTGATGCTGGGCGCGCTGGCGATCGCCTGGCTGGTGGCGTCGCGCCTGCAGGAAGCGATCACCCGGCCGCTGGAAGCCGTTACCGACGTCGCGCGCCAGGTGATGCAGCGGCGCGACTTCAGCCTGCGGGTGCCCGGCAAGGAAAGCGGCGAGATCGGGGTGCTGATCGACGCCTTCAACGACATGCTGGCCGAGATCGGGCGCCGTTCGCACGCGCTGCAGCAGGCCAACGCGACCCTGGAGCACGAGATGGAAGTGCGCCAGCGCGCCGAAAATGCGCTGATCGTGGCCGACCGCCGCAAGGATGAGTTCCTGGCGACCCTGGCGCACGAGCTGCGCAATCCACTGGCGCCGATCCGGACCGGCCTCGACATCCTGCGCCTGCGCAGCGGCGACGCCCAGTCGACCCAGCGCGCCACCGACATCATGGAACGCCAGTTGCGCCAGATGGTGCGCCTGGTCGACGACCTGCTGGACGTCTCGCGCATCAATACCGGCAAGTTCACGATCAAGTCCGGCCGCGTCGAGCTGAAGGCCGTGGTCAACGATGCGCTCGAAGTGGTGCGTCCTTATATAGACCTGCACGGCCACGAGCTGCAGATCGACCTGCCGGACCGTCCGGTATTCCTGAACGGCGACGCCACGCGCCTGGCGCAGATCCTGTCGAACCTGCTCAACAATGCCGCCAAGTACACCAACCGTGGCGGGCGCGTCAGCCTGAAGGCGAGCGTCGACGACCGCACCCTGGTGCTGGTGGTAGCCGACACCGGCATCGGCATCGCGCCGGAGATGCTGGACACGGTGTTCGAGATGTTCGTGCAGGTCGATTCGACCCTCGAGCGTTCGACCGCCGGCCTGGGCGTCGGCCTGTCGCTGGCGCGCAAGCTGGTGGAACTGCACGGCGGCGCCATCGAGGCGCATAGCGCCGGCCTCGGACATGGCAGCCAGTTCGTGGTGCGCCTGCCGATCGTGGTCGATCCGGAACCGCTGGCCAAGCCAACCCCGGCGGCCTTCATCGGCGGCGAAACCTACCGCATCCTGCTGGCCGACGACAACGTCGACTTCGTCAACAGCATCGGCGCGCTGCTGACGGCGATGGGACACAGCGTGGTCATCACCCACAACGGCCCGGATGCGCTGGCGGCGGCCAAGCGTTTCTGCCCGGATTACGCCTTCCTCGACATCGGCCTGCCGCAAATGTCGGGCTACGACCTGGCGCGCGGCATCCGCGGCCTGTCCTGCGGCGCGATGACGGTGATGATCGCGGTGACCGGCTGGGGCCAGGAAAAGGATCGCCAGCTGGCGTTCGAGGCGGGCTTCGACCACCACATGGTCAAGCCGGTCCGCTTCGAACAGATCGAGGAGATCCTCGGCAACCGCAGCCTGATCAAGAAGCTGCGCACCTGA
- a CDS encoding ATP-binding protein, with the protein MSDELSQAREALRRANERMENMLESLSDGFCAVDHDWRITYINGRTLEMLAPLQRTRASMVGNDLWDAFPELRGSPLEALYRNAMASRETAIHEFFYPALRRWFEVRAHPSPDGLTLYFQDIDRRKADQQALLMGNSRLQVALAAGGLGDWRWDAASDRLTLGERAAAIFGLPAETPLDWSELRARLDPNDREPVRRAVLQAFAGHNDLELECRLLPNGHEARWVLLVGRADHADSERRGGVLGMIGVVQDISARRSAEDTLRQSEEVLRALANTIPQLAWMAQADGAIVWFNERWFDYTGTTPDQVVGWAWQSTCEPSVLPAVMERWQACVRSGDPFEMEYPIRGADGKYRWFLTRVNPVRDRHGLVVRWFGTNTDVDEVKRAEQALRDESHVLELLNSTGSALASTRELGSLLQAAADAATGIAGARHGAFLYHGRDGADGKIFSLYTVSGASTAEFEPFGEAGPNALFGPGMPSQGPAVHDVMRADDVTHDPRFQDGAPFGLPAGHPAVRSYLAVPVVAHSGEILGTMFFGHPEAGVFTERTERIVRGIAAQAAVAIDNARLYEAAQRAAEERKVLLENERVARAEAERTSQMKDEFLATLSHELRTPLSAILGWAQVLRRGSRDQNDLQKGLQTIERNARAQAQLIEDLLDMSRITSGNVLLDMQMIPPTGFIDAAIETVRPAADAKNIRIEKLYETDPGMIAGDPARMQQVVWNLLSNAIKFTPRDGLVEVILARNEANVSITVRDNGAGIKPEFITHVFERFRQADASMTRRHGGLGLGLAIVKSLIEQHGGTVRVESAGEGRGASFTIELPLAKQQPATGRSARAAMILPNPSTPEMTVLDLSGADVLVVDDDRDARELIKRILTDCGATVRIAASAREAFARFREAAPNLLISDLGMPEVDGFELLDWVRHLGKEEGSQVPAIALTAFARSEDRLSALEAGFSAHISKPVEPSELIATVASVVGPSAPLAHRIAAPAIGQNGVR; encoded by the coding sequence ATGAGCGACGAGCTGAGCCAGGCCAGGGAAGCGCTGCGCCGCGCCAACGAGCGCATGGAGAACATGCTCGAGAGCCTGTCTGACGGCTTCTGCGCCGTCGACCACGACTGGCGCATCACGTATATCAATGGCCGCACGCTCGAAATGCTGGCGCCGCTGCAACGCACCCGCGCGAGCATGGTCGGCAACGACCTCTGGGACGCCTTCCCCGAGCTGCGCGGCAGCCCGCTCGAGGCCCTCTACCGCAATGCGATGGCAAGCCGCGAGACGGCGATCCACGAATTCTTCTATCCGGCCCTGCGGCGCTGGTTCGAGGTGCGCGCCCATCCGTCGCCGGATGGACTGACCCTGTACTTCCAGGACATCGACCGCCGCAAGGCCGACCAGCAGGCTCTCCTGATGGGCAACAGCCGCCTGCAGGTGGCGCTGGCCGCCGGCGGACTCGGCGACTGGCGCTGGGACGCTGCCAGCGATCGCCTGACCCTGGGCGAACGCGCCGCCGCCATCTTCGGCCTGCCCGCCGAGACCCCGCTGGACTGGAGCGAGCTGCGCGCCCGCCTCGACCCGAACGACCGCGAACCGGTGCGGCGCGCGGTCCTGCAGGCCTTCGCCGGCCACAACGACCTCGAACTCGAATGCCGGCTGCTGCCGAATGGCCACGAGGCGCGCTGGGTGCTGCTGGTCGGTCGCGCCGACCATGCCGACTCGGAGCGCCGCGGCGGCGTGCTCGGCATGATCGGCGTGGTCCAGGACATCAGCGCCCGCAGGAGCGCCGAGGACACCCTGCGCCAGAGCGAGGAAGTGCTGCGTGCCCTGGCCAACACGATCCCGCAGCTGGCCTGGATGGCCCAGGCCGACGGCGCCATCGTCTGGTTCAACGAGCGCTGGTTCGACTACACCGGCACCACGCCCGACCAGGTGGTGGGCTGGGCCTGGCAATCGACCTGCGAACCGAGCGTGCTGCCGGCCGTGATGGAGCGCTGGCAGGCCTGCGTGCGCAGCGGCGACCCGTTCGAGATGGAATACCCGATCCGCGGCGCGGACGGCAAGTACCGCTGGTTCCTGACCCGCGTGAACCCGGTGCGCGACCGCCACGGCCTGGTGGTGCGCTGGTTCGGCACGAATACCGACGTCGACGAGGTCAAGCGCGCCGAACAGGCCTTGCGCGACGAGTCGCACGTGCTCGAACTGCTGAACAGCACCGGCAGCGCCCTCGCCTCCACCCGCGAGCTGGGTTCGCTGCTGCAGGCCGCCGCCGACGCCGCGACCGGCATCGCCGGCGCCCGCCACGGCGCCTTCCTGTACCACGGCCGCGATGGCGCGGACGGCAAGATCTTTTCGCTGTACACGGTGTCGGGCGCCAGCACCGCCGAATTCGAGCCCTTCGGCGAAGCCGGCCCGAATGCCCTGTTCGGCCCCGGCATGCCCAGCCAGGGCCCGGCCGTCCACGACGTGATGCGCGCCGACGACGTCACCCATGATCCGCGCTTCCAGGACGGCGCCCCGTTCGGCCTGCCGGCCGGCCATCCGGCGGTGCGCAGCTACCTGGCGGTGCCGGTGGTCGCGCATTCCGGGGAGATCCTGGGCACCATGTTCTTCGGCCATCCGGAAGCGGGCGTCTTTACCGAGCGGACCGAGCGCATCGTGCGCGGCATCGCCGCCCAGGCCGCGGTCGCGATCGACAATGCGCGCCTGTATGAAGCGGCGCAGCGCGCCGCCGAAGAGCGCAAGGTGCTGCTCGAAAACGAACGGGTGGCGCGCGCCGAGGCCGAGCGCACCAGCCAGATGAAGGACGAATTCCTGGCGACCCTGTCGCACGAGCTGCGCACGCCGCTGTCGGCGATCCTGGGCTGGGCCCAGGTGCTGCGCCGCGGCAGCCGCGACCAGAACGACCTGCAGAAAGGCCTGCAGACCATCGAACGCAATGCGCGCGCCCAGGCCCAGCTGATCGAAGACCTGCTCGACATGAGCCGTATCACGTCCGGCAACGTCCTGCTCGACATGCAGATGATCCCGCCGACCGGCTTCATCGACGCCGCCATCGAGACCGTCCGCCCGGCCGCCGACGCCAAGAACATCCGCATCGAGAAACTTTACGAGACCGACCCGGGCATGATCGCCGGCGACCCGGCGCGCATGCAGCAGGTGGTGTGGAACCTGCTGTCGAACGCCATCAAGTTCACGCCGCGCGACGGCCTGGTCGAGGTGATCCTGGCGCGCAACGAAGCGAACGTGAGCATCACCGTGCGCGACAACGGCGCCGGCATCAAGCCCGAGTTCATCACCCACGTGTTCGAGCGTTTCCGCCAGGCCGACGCCTCGATGACGCGCCGCCACGGCGGCCTGGGCCTGGGCCTGGCGATCGTCAAGAGCCTGATCGAACAGCACGGCGGCACCGTCCGCGTCGAGAGCGCGGGCGAAGGCCGCGGCGCCAGCTTCACGATCGAATTGCCGCTTGCCAAGCAGCAGCCGGCGACGGGCCGCTCGGCGCGCGCGGCGATGATCCTGCCGAATCCCAGCACCCCGGAAATGACGGTGCTCGACCTCAGCGGCGCAGACGTGCTGGTGGTCGACGACGACCGCGATGCCCGCGAACTGATCAAGCGCATCCTTACCGATTGCGGCGCCACCGTGCGCATCGCCGCCAGCGCCCGGGAGGCCTTCGCGCGCTTCCGCGAGGCGGCGCCGAATCTCCTGATCAGCGACCTCGGCATGCCCGAAGTCGACGGCTTCGAGCTGCTCGACTGGGTGCGCCACCTGGGCAAGGAAGAAGGCAGCCAGGTCCCGGCCATCGCCCTGACCGCGTTTGCGCGCTCGGAGGACCGGCTGAGCGCGCTCGAGGCGGGCTTCTCGGCGCATATCTCGAAGCCGGTCGAGCCGAGCGAATTGATCGCGACGGTGGCGTCGGTGGTGGGTCCGAGCGCACCCCTGGCGCACCGTATCGCGGCCCCCGCCATAGGGCAGAACGGGGTGCGCTAA
- a CDS encoding diguanylate cyclase domain-containing protein — protein MPSRQDILNAKILVVDDSPDNIELMEEILREEGYTDVSSTMLPEQVCPLHREHNYDLILLDLQMPGLNGFQVMKGLKEIEQGGYLPVLALTAQPSFKIAALEAGARDFISKPFDLLEVHKRIHNMLEVRLLYKELAQYSRAQQELALHDALTGLPNRRLLEDRIETALQHANRNHHKAAVMYLDLDGFKAINDTYGHAYGDEILKMVSQRLLSNSRKEDTVARLGGDEFIVLLGDIHSLADAQGPAAKLVEALSEPFFINDLTLQLSTSIGISMYPDDAENVTELISIADYALYEAKRAGKNRFCANGSAARKAAQSVKPSVPAPAPASSPELAQHR, from the coding sequence ATGCCCAGCCGCCAAGACATCCTGAACGCAAAGATACTGGTTGTAGACGATTCCCCCGACAATATCGAGTTGATGGAAGAGATATTGCGCGAGGAAGGCTACACCGATGTCAGCTCCACGATGCTGCCGGAGCAGGTATGCCCGCTGCATCGCGAACATAACTACGATCTGATCCTGCTCGACCTGCAGATGCCGGGCCTGAACGGCTTCCAGGTCATGAAGGGCCTGAAGGAAATCGAACAAGGCGGTTATCTGCCGGTATTGGCCCTGACGGCCCAGCCCAGCTTCAAGATCGCGGCCCTCGAAGCCGGCGCCCGCGACTTCATCAGCAAACCCTTCGACCTGCTGGAAGTGCACAAGCGCATCCACAACATGCTCGAAGTACGCCTGCTCTACAAGGAGCTGGCCCAGTACAGCCGCGCCCAGCAGGAACTGGCGCTGCACGACGCCCTTACCGGCCTGCCGAACCGGCGCCTGCTGGAAGACCGCATCGAGACCGCCCTGCAGCACGCCAACCGCAACCACCACAAGGCGGCGGTCATGTACCTGGACCTGGACGGCTTCAAGGCGATCAACGACACCTACGGCCACGCCTATGGCGACGAGATCCTGAAGATGGTGTCGCAGCGCCTGCTGTCGAACTCGCGCAAGGAAGACACCGTGGCGCGCCTGGGCGGCGACGAATTCATCGTCCTGCTGGGCGACATCCACAGCCTGGCGGACGCCCAGGGCCCGGCGGCCAAGCTGGTAGAAGCCCTGTCCGAGCCCTTCTTCATCAATGACCTGACGCTTCAGCTGTCGACCAGCATCGGCATCAGCATGTACCCGGACGACGCCGAAAATGTCACCGAGCTGATCAGCATCGCCGACTACGCCCTGTACGAAGCCAAGCGCGCCGGCAAGAACCGCTTCTGCGCCAACGGCAGCGCCGCCCGCAAGGCAGCCCAGTCCGTCAAGCCGAGCGTACCGGCTCCGGCGCCGGCCTCGTCGCCGGAGCTGGCGCAGCACCGCTGA
- a CDS encoding YfiR family protein, protein MHRHPSSSPNRGLRRRLAGWTLLCAAALCVENGIVSPARAENAVTSPALERRVKAAFLYKFLGYAEFPSGAFADAASPVVIGVVGADELATELARIVSGRTVNGRPITVRVLRESEIGTPVHLLFIGGNDAGRVGRLVRAAGGAMLVVTECDGGLQLGSAINFRIVDERVRFDVALDAAERNGIKLSSRLLTVANRVQKGAQQ, encoded by the coding sequence ATGCACCGTCACCCGAGCTCATCACCGAATCGCGGCCTGCGTCGCCGGCTGGCCGGCTGGACGTTGCTGTGCGCGGCCGCTCTGTGCGTCGAGAATGGCATCGTGTCGCCTGCGCGCGCCGAAAACGCTGTCACCAGCCCCGCCCTCGAGCGGCGCGTGAAGGCGGCCTTCCTGTATAAATTCCTCGGTTACGCCGAATTCCCGTCCGGCGCCTTTGCCGACGCGGCCAGCCCGGTGGTGATCGGCGTGGTCGGGGCGGACGAACTGGCGACCGAACTGGCGCGCATCGTCAGCGGGCGCACCGTCAACGGCCGGCCGATTACGGTGCGCGTGCTGCGCGAATCCGAGATCGGCACCCCGGTGCACCTGCTGTTCATCGGCGGCAATGATGCCGGCCGGGTAGGGCGCCTGGTGCGGGCGGCCGGCGGCGCGATGCTGGTCGTGACCGAATGCGACGGCGGCCTGCAGCTGGGCAGCGCAATCAACTTCCGCATCGTCGACGAGCGCGTGCGCTTTGACGTCGCCCTCGATGCGGCGGAACGTAACGGCATCAAACTCAGTTCGCGCCTGCTGACGGTGGCGAACCGGGTGCAGAAAGGAGCGCAGCAATGA
- a CDS encoding response regulator, producing MIQTGQSARSSSSFDWSASRLGEPGQWPAPLRMAADLMFNLPLPALLVWGRGMTVLFNEAYGALAGPGYGKVPGGSVPPVMPPPLAAAASELERAWNGEAAIAAGRSLAFAGMPSAGATSHDLRFTPLRAADGGVAGVLCVLAPAAPAAQAAEEVAAGPLRILVVEDNVDSQYLVCEMLRAFGHEADGVGHPDDALTRLAANRYDVLFTDVSLPGMSGVELARKAVGDAPAMQVIFASGYGDTLLRHVEFPYLSLQKPYELDQLQGALDKVGAQKQARG from the coding sequence ATGATCCAAACCGGACAGTCCGCCCGTTCCTCCAGTTCCTTCGACTGGTCCGCCAGTCGGCTTGGCGAGCCCGGCCAGTGGCCTGCCCCCCTGCGGATGGCGGCCGACCTGATGTTCAACCTGCCGCTGCCTGCGCTGCTGGTATGGGGCCGCGGCATGACGGTGCTGTTCAACGAAGCTTACGGCGCCCTCGCCGGCCCCGGTTACGGCAAGGTTCCGGGCGGCAGCGTGCCGCCGGTGATGCCGCCGCCGCTGGCCGCCGCCGCGTCCGAGCTGGAACGCGCCTGGAACGGCGAAGCCGCGATAGCGGCTGGACGCTCGCTCGCCTTCGCCGGCATGCCATCCGCCGGCGCGACATCCCATGACCTGCGCTTCACGCCGCTGCGCGCGGCGGACGGCGGCGTCGCGGGCGTGCTGTGCGTGCTGGCCCCGGCCGCCCCCGCGGCGCAGGCCGCCGAAGAGGTTGCCGCCGGTCCGCTGCGCATCCTGGTGGTCGAAGACAACGTCGATTCCCAATACCTGGTGTGCGAAATGCTGCGCGCCTTCGGCCACGAGGCGGACGGCGTCGGCCATCCGGACGATGCGCTGACGCGCCTGGCGGCGAATCGCTACGACGTCCTGTTCACCGACGTCAGCCTGCCCGGCATGTCGGGGGTCGAACTGGCGCGCAAGGCGGTCGGCGATGCGCCGGCGATGCAGGTGATCTTCGCGTCCGGGTATGGCGACACGCTGCTGCGCCACGTCGAGTTCCCCTACTTGTCGCTGCAAAAGCCCTACGAACTCGATCAGCTCCAGGGCGCCCTCGACAAGGTGGGCGCCCAGAAGCAGGCGCGTGGCTGA